The Leishmania panamensis strain MHOM/PA/94/PSC-1 chromosome 32 sequence genome window below encodes:
- a CDS encoding vacuolar sorting-like protein (TriTrypDB/GeneDB-style sysID: LpmP.32.1120), with translation MVLVLAVGDTWVPQRSSGVPEVFSKMFSPGRIHTVLITGGVGSKGMYDYLRTIAPEVHCVESSVDRQWADHMSESVVLTVESLKIGLVRGNQVPLGDKESLAAIQRELDVDVLVSGSTHQPQYFEFDSHLFVNPGSLSGADTECEVNVVPSFMLLDVQDTSVVTFIYQYQPSDDSDGGGTASEGLATAGTVPGLRIKKKEWVKE, from the coding sequence ATGGTGCTTGTGCTCGCCGTGGGCGACACGtgggtgccgcagcggtccAGCGGCGTCCCGGAGGTATTTAGCAAAATGTTCTCACCTGGCCGCATTCACACAGTGTTGATAACGGGTGGAGTCGGTAGCAAGGGGATGTACGACTACTTGCGCACGATTGCCCCCGAAGTGCACTGCGTGGAGAGCAGCGTCGACCGGCAGTGGGCAGATCACATGTCTGAAAGCGTCGTACTGACGGTAGAGAGCCTCAAGATCGGGCTGGTTCGTGGTAACCAAGTACCTCTCGGGGACAAGGAGTCACTCGCAGCGATACAGCGGGAACTGGATGTGGACGTGCTGGTGTCAGGCTCTACGCACCAGCCTCAGTACTTCGAGTTTGATTCCCACCTCTTTGTCAACCCAGGCTCTCTGAGTGGCGCAGATACAGAGTGCGAGGTGAATGTGGTGCCCTCGTTCATGCTGCTGGACGTTCAGGACACATCTGTGGTGACCTTCATTTACCAGTATCAGCCgagcgacgacagcgacggtggtggcactGCTAGCGAGGGCTTGGCGACTGCTGGGACGGTGCCGGGCCTCAGGATCAAGAAGAAGGAGTGGGTGAAGGAGTGA